The Pochonia chlamydosporia 170 chromosome 1, whole genome shotgun sequence genome window below encodes:
- a CDS encoding beta-lactamase-like protein (similar to Metarhizium robertsii ARSEF 23 XP_007817900.2) has translation MDQMLAVHDIHEPNTGTWQYVVADPSTMSAVIIDSVLDFDPASASITTKSADTLLALVKDKGYKVELILETHAHADHLTAAAYLQEQLATSQGTRPEIGIGKRIAEVQKRFGDRYGVNPDEYKNAFDRLFEDDAEFRIGNLTATVLYLPGHTPDHVGYKIQDNIFCGDSLFNADVGSARCDFPGGDATQLYASVQKLLNHAPHVKIWTGHDYPPEARAGRAVSAMTVSQHREQNKHLKDGTSREEFVTWRTERDATLKEPRLIHYALQINIRGGRLPKATALGDRLVHVPLKASF, from the exons ATGGATCAAATGCTGGCAGTCCACGATATTCACGAACCAAACACAGGAACCTGGCAATATGTTGTCGCAGACCCGTCCACCATGAGCGCAGTCATCATCGACTCCGTCTTGGACTTTGACCCAGCCTCTGCGAGCATCACCACAAAAAGTGCAGACACTCTGTTGGCTCTAGTCAAAGACAAGGGCTACAAGGTCGAGCTAATTTTGGAGACACACGCCCATGCCGATCACCTCACTGCCGCCGCATACCTGCAGGAACAGCTCGCGACAAGTCAGGGTACTCGGCCGGAGATAGGCATAGGCAAGCGCATAGCCGAAGTGCAAAAGCGCTTCGGTGACAGATACGGAGTAAATCCCGATGAATATAAGAACGCCTTTGACAGACTATTCGAGGATGATGCCGAGTTTCGGATCGGCAATCTGACAGCCACTGTTCTCTACTTACCCGGCCACACTCCAGATCATGTCGGTTACAAGATTCAAG ACAACATATTTTGCGGCGACTCCCTTTTCAACGCCGACGTTGGCTCCGCGCGGTGCGATTTCCCCGGCGGCGATGCGACACAGCTGTATGCCTCTGTGCAGAAACTCTTAAACCACGCACCGCATGTGAAGATATGGACTGGACATGATTACCCGCCTGAAGCGAGGGCAGGGCGTGCCGTTTCCGCAATGACGGTCAGCCAGCACAGAGAGCAGAACAAACACCTCAAGGACGGGACATCGCGAGAAGAGTTTGTGACTTGGAGAACGGAGAGGGATGCGACGCTGAAAGAGCCACGGCTTATTCATTATGCTTTGCAGATTAATATTCGGGGTGGGCGGTTGCCGAAGGCGACTGCGTTGGGGGACAGGCTGGTTCATGTGCCGCTGAAGGCTTCATTTTAG